From the Methylomonas sp. MK1 genome, one window contains:
- a CDS encoding winged helix-turn-helix domain-containing protein gives MHERIGLTAGVIWHHLAENGATPVAKLVYVLPEEEAIIQRSIGWLAQEDKITLSARGGDHVETIVLKG, from the coding sequence ATGCACGAACGCATAGGTTTGACCGCTGGGGTTATCTGGCATCATTTGGCTGAAAACGGCGCGACACCGGTTGCCAAATTAGTTTATGTACTGCCGGAGGAAGAGGCCATCATTCAAAGAAGTATCGGTTGGTTGGCTCAGGAAGACAAAATCACGCTGTCGGCCAGAGGCGGAGACCACGTCGAAACCATAGTGCTGAAGGGCTAG
- a CDS encoding cytochrome c1 — protein sequence MKKILYTLLFLLPFNVLASGGVKLDSADIDLSDTMAMERGAKYYVTYCLGCHSAKHIRYKRIAIDLKLDEAEVLKVVAPFGAGIYDQMHSAMNAHDAEKWFGTTPPDLSLIARSRGADWLYTYLRSFYAEPGKAPLGVNNVVFPDVGMPNVFWQLQGTQSAITQKIDGHDVITGLKLEQPGQMTPQEFDKMVNDLVNFLVYVGEPVQLERQQMGKYVLFFILMFIALAYLLKKEYWKDVH from the coding sequence ATGAAAAAGATACTCTACACTCTTTTGTTTTTGCTGCCTTTCAACGTTCTGGCCAGCGGTGGCGTCAAACTCGACAGCGCCGACATCGACTTAAGCGACACCATGGCGATGGAGCGCGGCGCGAAATATTACGTCACCTACTGCCTAGGCTGCCATTCGGCAAAACACATTCGCTACAAACGGATTGCCATAGATTTGAAGCTGGATGAAGCGGAAGTTCTGAAAGTAGTGGCACCTTTTGGGGCCGGCATCTACGATCAGATGCATTCGGCGATGAACGCGCACGATGCGGAAAAATGGTTCGGCACCACGCCGCCGGATTTGTCGCTGATTGCCCGCTCGCGCGGCGCCGACTGGTTGTATACCTACCTGCGCAGCTTCTATGCCGAGCCCGGAAAAGCACCTTTGGGCGTTAACAATGTCGTGTTCCCTGATGTTGGTATGCCCAACGTGTTCTGGCAATTGCAAGGTACGCAATCGGCGATTACGCAGAAAATCGACGGGCATGACGTCATTACCGGTCTGAAACTGGAACAACCGGGGCAAATGACACCTCAGGAATTCGACAAAATGGTCAACGACCTGGTCAATTTCCTGGTTTACGTCGGCGAACCGGTGCAACTGGAAAGACAACAAATGGGTAAATACGTGTTGTTCTTTATCCTGATGTTTATCGCACTAGCCTATCTGTTGAAAAAAGAGTACTGGAAAGACGTACACTAA
- a CDS encoding cytochrome b encodes MKQKMNQCSEWLLERFPLSDLWNEHMAHYYAPKNFNIWYFFGSLALLVLVNQFITGILLTMNYKPDAKLAFDSVEYIMRDVNWGWLVRYMHSTGASAFFIVVYLHMFRGLIYGSFKQPRELIWIFGMLIFVCLMAEAFMGYLLPWGQMSYWGAQVIISLFSAIPVIGDELSLWVRGDYVVSDATLNRFFAFHVIAVPLVLLILVFLHIVALHEVGSNNPDGVEIKQSKDPWGHPVDGIPFHPYYTVKDIVGVGVFMFFFATVIFYMPELGGYFLEHANFIPADPLKTPEHIAPVWYFTPFYAILRAVPDKFAGVIAMGGAIVVLFMLPWLDRSPVKSIRYRGGIFKKAVALFVVAFIGLGYLGTQPATPGATTVARVLTAVYFGFFLLMPLYTRWEKTKPVPNRLTDQPSLEDRIPALLALVDEVVEVQQVPDNIGGTIAKKRPNWSGISAVLIRFAKNLKKSLD; translated from the coding sequence ATGAAGCAAAAAATGAATCAATGCAGCGAATGGCTGCTGGAGCGTTTTCCACTCTCCGATTTGTGGAATGAACACATGGCGCATTACTACGCGCCCAAAAACTTTAACATCTGGTATTTTTTCGGCTCGTTGGCCCTGTTGGTGCTGGTCAATCAGTTCATCACCGGCATTTTACTGACCATGAACTACAAACCGGATGCCAAGCTGGCTTTCGACTCGGTCGAATACATCATGCGCGACGTCAACTGGGGTTGGCTGGTGCGTTATATGCACTCCACCGGCGCCTCGGCGTTCTTCATCGTGGTCTATCTGCACATGTTCCGCGGCTTGATTTATGGCTCGTTCAAGCAACCGCGCGAACTGATCTGGATCTTCGGCATGCTGATCTTCGTCTGCCTGATGGCGGAAGCGTTTATGGGTTACCTGCTGCCTTGGGGACAGATGTCTTACTGGGGCGCCCAGGTCATCATCTCCTTATTTAGCGCGATTCCAGTGATCGGCGACGAGTTATCGCTGTGGGTGCGAGGCGACTATGTGGTGTCCGACGCCACCTTGAACCGCTTTTTCGCGTTTCACGTCATCGCCGTGCCTCTAGTATTGTTAATCCTGGTGTTCCTGCATATCGTGGCCTTGCACGAAGTGGGTTCCAACAACCCTGACGGCGTTGAAATCAAGCAATCAAAAGACCCTTGGGGACATCCGGTCGACGGCATTCCTTTCCACCCTTACTACACCGTCAAGGACATCGTCGGCGTCGGCGTGTTCATGTTCTTCTTCGCCACGGTGATTTTCTACATGCCGGAATTGGGCGGCTACTTTCTGGAGCACGCCAACTTTATCCCGGCTGATCCATTGAAAACCCCGGAACATATTGCGCCGGTCTGGTATTTCACCCCGTTCTACGCCATTTTGCGTGCGGTACCGGATAAGTTTGCCGGCGTGATTGCGATGGGCGGCGCGATTGTGGTGCTGTTCATGCTGCCTTGGCTGGATCGTAGCCCGGTCAAATCCATCCGTTACCGTGGCGGCATCTTCAAAAAAGCCGTGGCATTGTTTGTAGTCGCCTTTATCGGTTTGGGTTATTTGGGAACTCAACCTGCTACGCCAGGTGCCACCACTGTTGCTCGGGTATTGACCGCAGTTTACTTCGGATTTTTCCTGTTGATGCCTCTGTATACACGCTGGGAAAAAACCAAACCGGTACCGAATCGCCTGACCGACCAGCCGAGCCTGGAAGATCGCATTCCGGCTCTGCTGGCCTTAGTCGATGAAGTCGTTGAGGTACAGCAAGTTCCCGACAATATCGGCGGTACTATCGCCAAGAAAAGGCCGAACTGGTCCGGCATCTCAGCCGTACTGATTCGTTTTGCAAAAAACCTGAAAAAGAGCCTGGATTAA
- the petA gene encoding ubiquinol-cytochrome c reductase iron-sulfur subunit, translating to MNHEGVDHSKRQFLTSALSVVGAVGAGYLAVPFLSQMQPSAKAMAAGAPVDVDISKMEPGQLIRVAWRGKPVWVLNRTPEVISTLATLDSKLADPVSNESMQPQNSKNPLRSIKPEIFVAVGLCTHLGCSPTFRPEIAPNDLGPDWKGGFFCPCHGSWFDLAGRVYRGVPAPTNLEIPPYRYETDNLIVVGEESEANPA from the coding sequence ATGAACCACGAAGGCGTCGATCATTCCAAACGCCAGTTTCTGACCTCGGCACTGTCGGTGGTTGGTGCAGTGGGTGCCGGCTATTTGGCCGTCCCCTTTCTCTCGCAAATGCAGCCCAGCGCCAAAGCCATGGCTGCAGGGGCTCCCGTCGATGTCGATATCAGCAAGATGGAACCCGGCCAGCTAATTCGTGTGGCTTGGCGCGGCAAGCCGGTGTGGGTCTTGAATCGGACGCCGGAGGTCATATCCACTCTAGCGACTCTGGACAGCAAATTGGCTGACCCGGTATCCAACGAATCCATGCAGCCCCAGAACAGCAAAAATCCGCTGCGCTCCATTAAACCGGAAATTTTTGTCGCGGTCGGCCTGTGCACGCACTTAGGCTGCTCGCCCACGTTTCGCCCGGAAATTGCCCCTAACGATTTGGGCCCGGATTGGAAAGGCGGTTTCTTTTGCCCGTGTCACGGCTCCTGGTTCGATCTGGCCGGTCGTGTGTATCGCGGCGTTCCCGCCCCTACCAATCTTGAGATACCGCCTTATCGATATGAAACAGACAATCTGATTGTCGTTGGCGAAGAAAGCGAGGCAAACCCAGCATGA
- the hisC gene encoding histidinol-phosphate transaminase encodes MPTQPLETLFRSEVLSMSAYHVADASNFIKLDAMENPYSWPEDIQARWLESLKTCPINRYPDPEAKTLAVALRRTNGIPEQAALLLGNGSDEIIQILLMALSADAAVLAPEPGFVMYKQVAQSLGLRYRGVPLLADSFELDMPAMRAAIAESRPALIFIAYPNNPTGNLFDAAAIKEILSLAPGLVVVDEAYAPFADASFIGELEHYSNLLVMRTVSKLGLAGLRLGFLAGDSAIVEQLHKVRLPYNINCLTQITVGFALDHGEFLLEQTQTLCGERALVFRALLEMPDVQPYPSAANFILFRTLNKAADDVFASLKSQGVLIKNLSPQGGLLHNCLRVTVGKPEENQAFLSALAVALK; translated from the coding sequence ATGCCAACCCAACCGCTCGAAACGCTGTTCCGCTCCGAAGTTCTCTCCATGTCGGCCTACCATGTTGCCGATGCCAGCAACTTCATCAAACTCGATGCCATGGAAAATCCTTATAGCTGGCCGGAAGACATTCAAGCACGCTGGTTGGAATCGCTGAAGACCTGCCCGATCAACCGCTACCCGGACCCGGAAGCCAAGACACTGGCCGTCGCATTGCGCCGGACGAACGGTATCCCGGAGCAAGCGGCCTTGCTGCTCGGCAACGGCTCCGACGAAATCATTCAAATATTACTAATGGCTTTAAGCGCCGATGCCGCCGTATTGGCACCGGAACCCGGATTTGTGATGTACAAACAAGTGGCGCAAAGCCTGGGCCTGCGTTACCGAGGCGTGCCATTGCTGGCAGACAGTTTTGAACTGGACATGCCGGCCATGCGCGCGGCGATTGCCGAATCTCGACCTGCCTTGATTTTTATCGCCTATCCCAACAACCCCACCGGCAACTTATTCGATGCCGCAGCCATCAAGGAAATACTCAGCCTAGCACCGGGATTGGTAGTGGTCGACGAAGCGTATGCGCCGTTTGCCGACGCCAGCTTTATCGGCGAGCTGGAACATTATTCTAATTTACTGGTGATGCGCACCGTTTCCAAGTTGGGGCTGGCCGGCTTGCGCTTGGGATTTTTGGCCGGCGATTCGGCGATTGTGGAGCAGTTACATAAAGTCCGCTTACCTTACAATATCAATTGCCTGACCCAAATCACGGTGGGATTTGCGTTGGATCATGGCGAGTTTCTGTTAGAACAAACCCAAACGCTGTGCGGAGAACGGGCTTTGGTTTTCCGGGCCTTGCTGGAAATGCCGGATGTCCAGCCTTATCCCAGTGCCGCTAACTTCATTCTGTTCCGTACGCTTAACAAAGCCGCAGACGACGTATTTGCCTCACTGAAATCGCAAGGCGTGTTGATCAAGAATCTGTCCCCTCAAGGCGGGCTGTTACACAATTGCCTGCGAGTCACCGTCGGGAAACCGGAAGAAAATCAAGCCTTTCTAAGCGCGTTGGCAGTTGCTTTAAAGTGA
- a CDS encoding glutamine synthetase III family protein codes for MTGNTARVQAVQTITNRQPMPTKMPAPLAGLWASDVFTLSKMKECLPKEVFKSLKKTIEASTELDVSIADVVALAMKDWALSKGALYYAHVFYPLTNATAEKHDGFISVQSDGSVISEFSGKVLVQGEPDGSSFPNGGIRSTFEARGYTAWDVTSPAYIMTTDNGATLCIPTVFISWTGEALDKKTPLLRANAAMNKAAQRVLSLLGHTDIAPVNSSCGAEQEYFLVDANFVANRPDLLLAGRTLFGASAAKGQQFDDHYFGAIPERVQVYMQDVEEQLYRLGIPAKTRHNEVAPGQFEIAPFFESANVATDHQQLLMTVLKNTAKKHGLVCLLHEKPFKGINGSGKHVNWSVGNATQGNLLDPGHTPHSNTQFLLFCGAVIRGVHKFGPLLRAAIATASNDHRLGANEAPPAIMSVYLGSQLDNVFEQISNGEITGSLNAGVMDLGINTLPVFNKDAGDRNRTSPFAFTGNRFEFRAVGSGQSVAGPLVTMNTMLADSLNWVADSLEGQLGKGLDLDAAILKTLKELIDAHGAVVFGGNGYSAEWHKMAVEERGLRNLKTAADALPVLKEPEVQALFETLGVLSPVELASRFEIYAEQYVLAIEVEAKLVISMAKTGIYPAAVKYLADLSATLISLKSHGVELGNERLVLIAGLLSSMMATSDKLSAALAKHDFATIEEHMLFCANTIRPLMDEVRQYADGLEGEIADELWPYPTYQEMLFIK; via the coding sequence ATGACTGGAAATACCGCGCGCGTGCAAGCTGTTCAAACCATCACTAATCGCCAACCCATGCCGACCAAAATGCCGGCGCCGTTGGCCGGTTTATGGGCCAGCGATGTCTTTACCTTGAGTAAGATGAAGGAATGCTTACCCAAAGAGGTGTTTAAATCCTTAAAAAAAACCATCGAAGCCAGCACCGAGCTGGATGTTTCAATTGCCGATGTGGTGGCCTTGGCGATGAAAGACTGGGCGCTTTCAAAAGGGGCTTTGTATTACGCCCATGTTTTCTATCCCTTGACCAACGCCACCGCCGAAAAACACGACGGTTTTATCTCCGTGCAAAGCGATGGTTCAGTCATTTCCGAGTTCAGCGGCAAAGTATTGGTACAAGGCGAGCCGGACGGCTCATCGTTTCCGAACGGCGGCATTCGGTCCACCTTCGAAGCGCGAGGTTATACCGCTTGGGATGTGACCAGCCCGGCTTATATCATGACCACAGACAACGGCGCGACGCTATGTATCCCCACGGTATTTATTTCCTGGACCGGTGAAGCGCTGGATAAGAAAACCCCCTTGTTACGCGCGAATGCGGCAATGAATAAGGCTGCACAGCGCGTGCTGTCGTTGCTGGGCCATACCGACATTGCCCCGGTGAATTCCAGTTGCGGGGCGGAGCAGGAATATTTCTTGGTCGATGCCAATTTCGTCGCCAACCGCCCGGATTTATTGCTGGCGGGGCGTACTCTGTTCGGCGCATCGGCCGCCAAAGGTCAGCAGTTTGACGATCATTACTTCGGTGCCATACCCGAACGCGTTCAGGTCTATATGCAGGATGTGGAAGAGCAGCTTTATCGCTTGGGGATTCCGGCCAAGACCCGGCATAACGAAGTAGCGCCGGGGCAATTTGAGATAGCGCCGTTTTTTGAATCGGCCAACGTCGCCACCGACCATCAGCAATTGTTGATGACCGTGTTAAAAAACACTGCCAAAAAACATGGCTTGGTGTGTTTGCTGCACGAAAAACCCTTCAAAGGCATCAACGGTTCCGGCAAGCACGTGAACTGGTCGGTCGGCAATGCCACCCAAGGCAATTTGCTTGATCCCGGCCATACGCCGCATTCAAATACTCAGTTCTTGTTGTTTTGCGGCGCGGTGATACGTGGCGTGCATAAATTCGGCCCGCTGTTGCGTGCCGCGATTGCCACGGCCAGTAATGATCATCGCTTAGGTGCGAACGAAGCTCCGCCGGCGATCATGTCGGTATATCTGGGTTCGCAGTTGGACAACGTGTTCGAGCAAATCAGTAATGGCGAGATCACCGGCTCATTAAACGCCGGGGTGATGGATTTGGGCATTAATACGCTGCCGGTGTTTAACAAAGACGCCGGGGATAGAAACCGGACCTCGCCGTTTGCTTTTACCGGCAACCGCTTTGAATTCCGCGCCGTGGGCTCCGGCCAATCGGTCGCCGGGCCCTTGGTGACGATGAATACCATGCTGGCTGACTCGCTGAATTGGGTAGCCGATAGCCTGGAAGGCCAATTAGGCAAAGGCCTTGATTTGGACGCGGCCATTCTGAAAACTTTGAAAGAATTGATCGACGCCCACGGCGCAGTAGTGTTCGGCGGCAACGGCTATTCGGCGGAATGGCACAAAATGGCAGTGGAAGAGCGTGGTTTACGCAATCTCAAAACCGCTGCCGACGCCTTGCCGGTGTTGAAGGAACCCGAGGTGCAAGCCTTATTCGAAACGCTGGGGGTATTGTCACCTGTCGAGCTCGCCAGCCGCTTCGAAATCTACGCAGAGCAATATGTGCTGGCCATTGAGGTAGAAGCCAAATTGGTGATCAGCATGGCCAAAACCGGCATTTATCCGGCCGCAGTGAAATACTTGGCAGATCTTTCTGCCACATTAATCTCGCTTAAAAGCCATGGTGTCGAACTGGGAAACGAGCGTCTAGTTTTAATTGCCGGGCTGCTATCGTCGATGATGGCGACCAGCGATAAACTCAGTGCCGCGCTTGCCAAACATGATTTTGCAACGATTGAAGAACACATGCTGTTCTGCGCCAACACCATCAGGCCTTTGATGGATGAGGTTCGTCAGTATGCCGATGGGCTGGAAGGGGAAATTGCGGATGAGTTGTGGCCGTATCCTACATATCAGGAGATGTTATTCATCAAGTAG
- the fae gene encoding formaldehyde-activating enzyme has translation MSDSYWFRTGEATVFSSDGQGTDAMPEILIGDVKGPAGHAFANLMGQTAGHTRMFAIRATNQQVRPATIMVPKVTIKSSAYVNLLGGPVQSAVADAVIDSVADGIIPRLQANELCIIAMIWIDPSCATNPELDRKDLYRTNYEAMKLAISRAMSNSPSIDELIANRHKIFHEMYDPETGESQW, from the coding sequence ATGTCAGACTCTTATTGGTTTAGAACCGGCGAAGCCACCGTATTTTCCAGCGACGGCCAAGGCACCGACGCGATGCCGGAAATTCTGATTGGCGACGTCAAAGGCCCGGCCGGTCATGCTTTTGCCAATCTGATGGGCCAAACCGCAGGCCACACGCGCATGTTTGCGATCCGCGCCACCAACCAACAAGTGCGTCCGGCCACCATCATGGTGCCTAAGGTCACAATCAAATCCTCGGCTTACGTCAACTTGTTGGGCGGCCCGGTACAGTCCGCAGTAGCCGACGCGGTGATTGATAGCGTCGCCGACGGCATTATTCCGCGCCTGCAAGCTAACGAGTTGTGCATCATCGCCATGATCTGGATAGATCCCTCCTGCGCCACTAACCCCGAATTGGACCGCAAGGATTTGTATCGCACCAACTACGAAGCCATGAAACTGGCGATTTCCAGAGCGATGAGCAATTCGCCGAGCATCGACGAACTGATAGCCAACCGCCACAAAATCTTCCACGAAATGTACGACCCGGAGACTGGCGAGTCGCAGTGGTAA
- a CDS encoding ankyrin repeat domain-containing protein: MTITPEIDAWLLENGFQLDLNPHGKHPLILSAQQGRADVLNYLLEQGADLNALDAYGNNALWAACFAEAGDCIGLLLEAGIDINYQNPSGASALTYASSSGKHAVVKQLLEAGADPLLSTQDDFSALDLAANRQCLQLLRSAVKASQA; this comes from the coding sequence ATGACTATTACTCCCGAAATAGACGCCTGGTTGCTGGAAAACGGCTTTCAATTGGACCTCAATCCGCACGGCAAGCACCCATTGATTCTGTCCGCCCAACAAGGCCGGGCCGATGTACTGAACTATCTGCTGGAGCAAGGTGCAGATCTTAACGCGCTGGACGCTTACGGCAACAACGCGCTGTGGGCCGCATGTTTTGCCGAAGCGGGCGATTGCATCGGCTTGTTGCTAGAGGCCGGCATCGATATTAATTATCAAAATCCCAGTGGCGCCAGCGCCCTGACTTATGCATCCTCCAGTGGCAAACACGCTGTGGTCAAGCAATTGCTGGAAGCCGGCGCCGATCCGCTACTCAGTACGCAGGACGATTTCAGCGCGCTGGATTTGGCCGCCAATCGCCAATGTTTGCAGTTGCTGCGCAGTGCGGTAAAAGCCTCGCAGGCATAG
- a CDS encoding 4Fe4S-binding leucine-rich repeat protein → MLASSLAEQDQFDLTPLADCSHCAYRDTLLATGTCKPGDRCVVAESGRQIDRFFKAHPVYALNYTQDPFWERRAIAAQYLPTNHLRPLLTDPDEAVRRVLAYRVPVEWLLELSQDSDREVRVTVADRLPETQLELMANDPDYLVRTYVAKRLPKGRLFRLVADPDNEVRRTVAERIPSVSLGLMANDQEVNIRRIVAQRMEVDDLAMMSKDEDWTVRYEVALRAEPELLKQMLDDADEEVSFTARERWEALAMEATHAAD, encoded by the coding sequence ATGTTGGCCTCATCCTTAGCAGAACAAGATCAATTTGATCTAACCCCGTTGGCCGACTGCTCCCATTGCGCTTACCGGGATACCTTGCTTGCCACCGGCACCTGCAAGCCGGGTGATCGCTGCGTAGTAGCGGAAAGCGGTCGGCAAATCGACCGGTTTTTCAAAGCGCATCCGGTCTACGCGTTAAATTACACCCAAGACCCGTTCTGGGAACGGCGCGCAATTGCGGCCCAGTATCTGCCGACCAATCATTTACGCCCCTTATTGACCGACCCCGACGAGGCCGTGCGCCGGGTACTGGCTTATCGTGTGCCGGTGGAATGGCTGCTGGAATTAAGCCAGGACAGCGACCGGGAAGTCAGAGTCACGGTGGCCGACCGCCTGCCGGAAACCCAACTCGAGTTAATGGCCAACGATCCGGATTACCTAGTACGCACTTACGTTGCCAAACGCTTGCCCAAGGGCCGACTATTCCGTTTAGTCGCCGACCCGGACAATGAAGTGCGCCGCACCGTCGCAGAGCGCATACCCAGCGTGAGTTTGGGCTTGATGGCCAACGATCAAGAAGTGAACATCCGCCGTATCGTCGCGCAGCGCATGGAAGTCGACGATCTAGCCATGATGAGCAAGGACGAAGACTGGACCGTGCGCTATGAAGTGGCGCTGCGCGCCGAGCCGGAACTGCTGAAGCAGATGCTTGACGACGCCGACGAAGAAGTCAGTTTTACCGCTCGTGAGCGCTGGGAAGCCTTAGCGATGGAGGCAACGCATGCCGCAGACTGA
- a CDS encoding flavodoxin encodes MSKIGIFFGTDTGSTRLVAKKIFSLLGEELADKPKNINRVKPEELLQYDALILGTPSYGIGDLPGLGAGCQERSWQEFVPTLNGVDLSGKRIALFGLGHQERYASRFASSLIQLYRVFYGFGAEMIGRWSTEGYTFEHSDSVIDDQFVGLVLDQRGQPHLTDERIRVWLAQVTPQLLPVLAEAA; translated from the coding sequence ATGAGCAAAATCGGCATTTTTTTCGGAACGGATACCGGCAGCACCCGGCTAGTGGCAAAAAAGATTTTCAGTTTGTTGGGCGAAGAGCTGGCCGACAAGCCCAAAAACATCAATCGGGTTAAACCCGAAGAACTATTGCAATACGACGCGCTGATATTGGGTACTCCCAGCTACGGCATAGGCGACTTGCCCGGTTTGGGAGCCGGATGCCAGGAGCGCAGCTGGCAAGAGTTCGTACCAACCCTGAATGGTGTCGATCTCTCCGGCAAACGGATCGCGCTATTCGGCTTGGGCCATCAAGAACGCTACGCCTCGCGCTTCGCCAGCTCCCTGATCCAACTTTACCGGGTATTCTACGGATTCGGCGCCGAGATGATCGGCCGCTGGAGCACGGAAGGCTATACCTTCGAACATTCCGACTCGGTGATCGACGATCAATTCGTCGGCCTGGTACTAGACCAACGCGGCCAACCGCATTTGACCGACGAGCGCATCAGAGTCTGGCTGGCGCAAGTCACGCCGCAGCTGTTGCCGGTCTTGGCGGAGGCCGCCTAG